Below is a window of Jonesiaceae bacterium BS-20 DNA.
CAGAGTGCGACACGGAGGTGTCATTAGCAATTGTTGACACAATCGACTCGGGGGTGATGTCTGGGCCATTTTCAAGTTCCGCAATCTTGCGGTGGTCCTTGAGAACGACGATTCGGTCTGAAAGGCGCACAACCTCTTCAAGCTCAGAAGAGATAAACACAATGCTCACGCCTTCGTCTGCAAGTTCAATGACTCGCTCTTGAATTTCTGCCTTGGCACCAACATCGATGCCTCGGGTGGGTTCATCAAGAATGAGAATTTCAGGCTTGGTTGCGAGCCACCGACCCAACAATACCTTCTGTTGGTTACCACCCGAGAGATTCTTGATTGGGCGGTCTGGGTCAGCCGGGCGTACGTTGAGTTCAACCATGTACTTGTTGACGATCTCATCGGTTTCCCGTTTGGACAACGGTTTGGCCCAGCCGCGCTTGGCCTGAACCGCTAGGATCATGTTCTCACGGACGCTGAGGTCACGAATAATACCCTCGTCGCGGCGGTTCTCACTCGAAAGAGCGATCCGCTTTTCCAAAGCGACAGCCGGCGTGTTGATATCCACTTTGGAACCGTGGAGTTCAATTGAACCGGTCTCGGAGCGGTCAGCGCCGTAAATAAGGCGAGCAAGTTCGGTGCGCCCGGAACCAAGAAGGCCGGCGACTCCAACGACTTCGCCAGCTCGGAGTTCAAAATCAACTTCTTCGAGAGCGCCCTTGCGGCTAATTCCGGTTGCTCGGTAGAAAGGCTCCGCCGAGAGTTTTGTTTTGTGCGAGGCGCTGTGGGAATCCAGTTCCCGCAAGGCCGCAATGTCCTTACCAATCATCTTGGCAATGAGCTGGGTGCGGTCGAGTTCCTCGGTCAGGTACTCGCCAACGAAGACGCCGTTTCTCAGGACCGTGAGGCGGTCGCTGATTGCGTATACCTGGTCAAGGAAGTGCGAGACAAAGAGAATGGCCACACCCTCGTCACGCAGCTTGCGGATCACCCGAAAGAGTTGATCTACTTCTGCGGTGTCAAGGCTGGATGTTGGTTCATCAAGGATAAGGACCTTGGTCTCGGTCACCATGGACCGGCTGATTGCAACAAGTTGCTGCAATGCGAGTGGAAGGGAAACCAGAGGCGCTCGGGGATCAAGGTGCCCCAACCCCAACTTCTCGAGGTTTTGGGCTGCGGCCCGGTGGGTTGCCTTCCAATTGATGCCAATAGCGCCGCGGACCTCGTGGCCCAGCATGACGTTCTCACCAATGGAGAGGTTAGTGCAGAGGTTTACTTCTTGGTACACGGTGGAAATGCCAGCCTCTTGGGCGGCGGCCGTGCCGGTAATTCGGATCTCTTCATTGTCCATCGTGATCCGGCCTTCATCGATCCGGTAAACACCGGTCAGGGCCTTGATTAGAGTGGACTTGCCAGCGCCGTTTTCGCCCATGAGCGTGTGAACTTCACCGGGGAAAAGGCGGAAGTTCACCTCATCTAGGGCCTTTACGCCGGGGAAAGAAATCGAAATTCCTTTCATCTCGACGATCGGAAGCGTCTGAGTCATTGTATGCTCCCTAGCTTAGGTATGCGACCGATTTTCGGCGCGGTGTGCTGATATTGCGGGGCTTTGCCAGCTGGCAAAGCCCCGCAAGGTGATCTAGTAAAACTTGATCGGGTGGTACCTAAACTAGAACCTAGAACTTACGGTCTGGAAGAGCGGTTGATGCTGCTTCTGGTGAGTCAAAGGTCAAGCTTGGAACGATGATGTAGGACTCTACTGACTCGCCCTTGAGGGTCTTGTTGACAACATCAAGTGCGGTCTCACCGAACAGTGGGTTGTACTCTGCTACGAAGCTCAGGTCGCCTGCAGCCAGTGCTTCGAGGGCGCTCTTGGTGCCGTCAATGGTGGCGATCTTGACGTCTTCGCCCGGGGTCAGTCCGGCTTCTTCAACAGCCTGAACTGCTCCAAGGCCCATCTCATCGTTCTGAGCGAATACCATCTGGATGTCGTTGTTGTTTGACTTCAGAACGGTTTCAAAAACGCTCTTTGCTTCTTCGGTTGACCAGTTAGCGGTCTGTGAACCAACGGACTTGAACGCCGAGTTGGCACCGATTACTTCGTTCCAGCCTTCGTTCCGCTCGTTTACAACGGAAACGCCTGCTGGGCCTTCGAGTACAAAGAAGTTAGCGCCCTGCGGGAAGGTCTCGGTGGCCCAGGTAGCAACGGAGGTGGAGACCTCAATGTTGTCCGGTGCAATACGGGTGACGTACAGGTCGGTGTTGTTTGGCTCGATACCGCGGTCAATCAGAACAACTGGGATTTCAGCTTCTTGAGCACGCTCAAGTGAGGCTTCCCAACCGGAACCCTCGGTTGCTGACAGCAGGATGATGTCTACTTCTTCATCAACGAACGAGGTGAAGGAGTCGATCTGTGACTTCTGGTCAAGGTTTGCAGCAGGTGCGTACTTGAGGTCAAAGCCGGCTTCCTTGGTGAAGGTCTCCTGGATGTTTGACTCGTTAGCCTGACGCCACGCGCCCTCGGGACCAACGGCCACGAAGCCAACCGTGACGAGCTTGTCATCGCCACCTGCGGATGGAGCATCCCCATCAGTCTTGCCGGAGTCGCTTGAGCAAGCGGCAAGGCTGAATGCGAGTGTACCTACGGCTGCGAGGCCAATGATCTTGTTAAAACGCTTACCTACGGACATACGTCTCCTCCTTGAGAATGCAGAACAAACTTTGTGCTGCGGAATAATTCGCAATGTTGATCTTGTGGAAGTAACCACAAGGCCAGCGTGTGCTCACAATGTTACCGGGAACATTTCAATTGTTGCAAGCCACGTTGCAGATTCGTTATCTAACCGGTGAAGTTCCGCGGATTCTTGGGAGTGTTGCGGTGAGATCTAGTTGTTAACGAGAACAAGATGTTACAGAATCAGAAGCCATCTTCGTTGACAGCTGCGATCATTTCGACAATTGTGTCAACGGTGACGCCGGGTCCATTACTGAGCTCACCAATCTTTTCCCGGTCCTTGATAACCACAATTCGGTCTGCAAGACGCACTACTTCTTCCAACTCGGACGAAATAAAGACCACAGCCATACCCTGGTCTGCTAGCTGCGCAACGTGCTTTTGGATTTGGAACTTGGCGCCAATATCGATCCCTTTAGTGGGCTCATCCAGAATCATGAACTTGGGTTTGGTCGCGAGCCAGCGAGCTAGCAGAACCTTTTGTTGGGAACCCCCGGATAGATCGCGCACGAGTGTCTCCCCGGTAGCGGGAGCCAGATTCAGCAGATCGATGTACCAGTCGACGGTCTCTTGGCGTTCCTGTTTGGAAATGGGTTTGTTCCAGCCGCGCAGGGCCTGCAGGGCAAGCATGATGTTGTCCGCGATGCTGAAATCACCAATGATGCCTTCCTCGGTACGGTTCTCGCTTGACATAGCAATGCGATGCGGTAGTCCAGACCCGGGGCCGGTCAGCTTAAGTGTTTCTCCGGTGATAGTTACGGTGCCACTATCGGACCGCAAGGTTCCGCTCAAGAGCATAGCTAGTTCAGTTCTACCGGAACCACGAAGACCCGCAAATCCAACGATCTCTCCGCTGTGGATAGCAAAATCGGTCGGCTCGACTTCCCCGGTGAGGCCTAGCTCGTGGGCTTCAAAGAGCATGGGGCCGTCGGGCTCGTGGTGATGTGCTCGGCGCTCAGATCCCAGGGCTTGGAGGTCCTCTAAATCCTTTCCGAGCATGAGCGCAATCAGCTCGGTGCGATCGAGGTTGCGGGTTGGGTATTCGCCTACTTTTGTGCCATCGCGCAGGACCGTCATACGGTCAGAAATCGCATAAACCTGTTCCAAGAAGTGGGAGATAAAGACAATCGCAACACCGCGCTCCTTGAGCTTGCGAATCACGGTGAACAGGCGCTTTACGTCCGCGACCTCGAGGCTGGACGTTGGCTCATCCAAGAGCAACACTCGTGGTTTGGCCACCATTGCGCGGGCAATCGCCACGAGTTGTTTAACGGGTGGAGAGAGCTTTGATAGCTTGGTTTTTAGGTTGAGATCATCCAGGCCTAGCTCTGCGAGCTGGGCTGCGGCTGCAGCACGGGTGGCCTTGATATCAATCCCTAAGCCAAGCCGGGTACTGGTTTCCCGCCCTAGCATGACGTTTTCGGCAACACTGAGGCTCGGGGACAAATTGATATCTTGGAAGACTACCGCTACTCCCGCAGCCAAACTCTCCGCGGGTGAGCGGAAAATGTGCTCTTTGCCATCGATCACAATGGTGCCGCTGTCGGGTTGGAGCACGCCATTGAGGACCTTAACAATGGTTGACTTACCGGCACCATTTTGACCCATGAGGGCATGAACCTCACCCGGGTATAACTTCAGGTTGACGCGATCCAAGGCAACAGTGCCTGGGAACGAAACAGTAATGTCTTGCAGCTCAACCAGAGGGGCTACTGCAGGCAAAGTCATGGTGTCTCCTTGCCTCGTGGATCCCCAGTGGTGGAACGGACCTTGAGCTCGACATCGATCTTGGTGCGCTGTGGAATCTCGAGCCCCTCGGCGGCGGCTTTGAGGGTCTCTACGGCCTTGGCCCCCACGGAAAGAAAGTCTTGATGCACGGTGGTCAGCGGTGGAATAAAGTGCGCGGCCAGAGGAACGTTATCAAAGCCGACAATGCTCATTTCCCGTGGCACCTCGATTCCTTTGTCGTGGAAACCGTGAAGCAGCCCAAGAGCCATGTCATCATTGGCGCTAAAGATTGCGGTGTAGTCGGGCAGCCGCTTCATACTCATGACAAAGTCGTAGGCAAAATCAGCGCTCCAGTCACCCACCGCGATGGGTCGGTCACGCATGCCCCATTGCCGGGCCCGTGCATAGTAGGCCCGCTCTCGGGACCGTGCGTCTAACCAGTCCAATGGTCCGGCAAGGTGAAGCACATCCCTATGCCCCAACTCTGCGAGGTGATCAACTACTAGTTCTGCACCGCGTTGCTGGTCAACGGACACGGTCAAAAAGTTTGGGTCGCTGTTGGCCTTGATGACCAAGGTTGGTACACCAATGCTGATTTTGCGGAGAGCGGCTACCGAAGATGAGCGCGGTGCAACCACACAAAGCGCGTCGATTCCTTGACTAGTGAGGTGGTCAACTGCGTCTTGGGGGCCGGTTTTGCCGTCATCTCGCAGGTCAATCGAGGTTACCGAATAGCCGGACTCACGTGCGGCTAGTTCAACCGCCCGTAGGGTACTGCTGGGCCCATATTCTGTGGCGCTTTCGATCATGACACCAATGCGTTTGGTGCGCTGTGTCGCCAGTGCGCGGGCTGCACTGTTAGGCCGGTAGTTGAGTTCCTCGATGACCTCAAGAACACGGCGCCTGGTTGAATCTTTGATATTTGGGTGATCATTAAGCACACGGGACACGGTCATGTGCGAGACACCTGCTAGGGCCGCCACCTGCCGAATATTCGGTCGATCTTTGGTGGGGTTCTCAATCATGATTGCCTCCGGAGCTGGAACCGCAACAGCATATCACCGTAAAAGGGTGAATATTACTGAACTGGGGGAGGGGACCAAATCTGCCCCGTAATGTCGGTGTTAACCGCTTGGTCAATAAAGGCTTCAATCCAGCGTAACTGCTGGCCATCCCACCGTCTGGCTACGGCATCGAGAGGCAAAAAAGTTACCCGTTTAGAGTCGTCACGGACCGCAAAAACGGTGCTTTCTTGGGTCTTTGAGACCATCCAACGACCGTGCGGC
It encodes the following:
- a CDS encoding sugar ABC transporter ATP-binding protein codes for the protein MTQTLPIVEMKGISISFPGVKALDEVNFRLFPGEVHTLMGENGAGKSTLIKALTGVYRIDEGRITMDNEEIRITGTAAAQEAGISTVYQEVNLCTNLSIGENVMLGHEVRGAIGINWKATHRAAAQNLEKLGLGHLDPRAPLVSLPLALQQLVAISRSMVTETKVLILDEPTSSLDTAEVDQLFRVIRKLRDEGVAILFVSHFLDQVYAISDRLTVLRNGVFVGEYLTEELDRTQLIAKMIGKDIAALRELDSHSASHKTKLSAEPFYRATGISRKGALEEVDFELRAGEVVGVAGLLGSGRTELARLIYGADRSETGSIELHGSKVDINTPAVALEKRIALSSENRRDEGIIRDLSVRENMILAVQAKRGWAKPLSKRETDEIVNKYMVELNVRPADPDRPIKNLSGGNQQKVLLGRWLATKPEILILDEPTRGIDVGAKAEIQERVIELADEGVSIVFISSELEEVVRLSDRIVVLKDHRKIAELENGPDITPESIVSTIANDTSVSHSGQSASAGSQSTNQPGTERTGKETSK
- a CDS encoding sugar ABC transporter ATP-binding protein; this translates as MTLPAVAPLVELQDITVSFPGTVALDRVNLKLYPGEVHALMGQNGAGKSTIVKVLNGVLQPDSGTIVIDGKEHIFRSPAESLAAGVAVVFQDINLSPSLSVAENVMLGRETSTRLGLGIDIKATRAAAAAQLAELGLDDLNLKTKLSKLSPPVKQLVAIARAMVAKPRVLLLDEPTSSLEVADVKRLFTVIRKLKERGVAIVFISHFLEQVYAISDRMTVLRDGTKVGEYPTRNLDRTELIALMLGKDLEDLQALGSERRAHHHEPDGPMLFEAHELGLTGEVEPTDFAIHSGEIVGFAGLRGSGRTELAMLLSGTLRSDSGTVTITGETLKLTGPGSGLPHRIAMSSENRTEEGIIGDFSIADNIMLALQALRGWNKPISKQERQETVDWYIDLLNLAPATGETLVRDLSGGSQQKVLLARWLATKPKFMILDEPTKGIDIGAKFQIQKHVAQLADQGMAVVFISSELEEVVRLADRIVVIKDREKIGELSNGPGVTVDTIVEMIAAVNEDGF
- a CDS encoding LacI family DNA-binding transcriptional regulator; the protein is MIENPTKDRPNIRQVAALAGVSHMTVSRVLNDHPNIKDSTRRRVLEVIEELNYRPNSAARALATQRTKRIGVMIESATEYGPSSTLRAVELAARESGYSVTSIDLRDDGKTGPQDAVDHLTSQGIDALCVVAPRSSSVAALRKISIGVPTLVIKANSDPNFLTVSVDQQRGAELVVDHLAELGHRDVLHLAGPLDWLDARSRERAYYARARQWGMRDRPIAVGDWSADFAYDFVMSMKRLPDYTAIFSANDDMALGLLHGFHDKGIEVPREMSIVGFDNVPLAAHFIPPLTTVHQDFLSVGAKAVETLKAAAEGLEIPQRTKIDVELKVRSTTGDPRGKETP
- a CDS encoding ABC transporter substrate-binding protein translates to MSVGKRFNKIIGLAAVGTLAFSLAACSSDSGKTDGDAPSAGGDDKLVTVGFVAVGPEGAWRQANESNIQETFTKEAGFDLKYAPAANLDQKSQIDSFTSFVDEEVDIILLSATEGSGWEASLERAQEAEIPVVLIDRGIEPNNTDLYVTRIAPDNIEVSTSVATWATETFPQGANFFVLEGPAGVSVVNERNEGWNEVIGANSAFKSVGSQTANWSTEEAKSVFETVLKSNNNDIQMVFAQNDEMGLGAVQAVEEAGLTPGEDVKIATIDGTKSALEALAAGDLSFVAEYNPLFGETALDVVNKTLKGESVESYIIVPSLTFDSPEAASTALPDRKF